GAACTATATTTGAAGCTACAAAAGATAATCAACCAATAAAATGGGATGGAAAATATCAATTAAGAAATCTACCAACAGATACGTATTGGTACATTATTGATTTAGAAAATGGAAAGAAAATACAAGGATCAATTTTAATAAAAAATAAATAAAATAAAAAACCGGATAAGAACTAACTTATCCGGCTTTTTAAACTATTTAATCTACTATTTCAATATAATTTTGTCCGCACCTTCTTGAATTTCTCCAATAATAGCACTTCCATCAATAATATTCAATACTTTTTCAGCGTCAGTTTGGTCAACGATGACAACCATTCCGACACCCATATTAAATGTTCCAAACATTTCGTCTTCTGCAATATTTCCGCGTTTCGCTAATTCTTGCATTACTGTTGGTACATTTATTTTTGCTTTTTCTATTACAGCAGTCAATCCGTCATTTATAATACGAGGAACATTCTCGATTAATCCACCTCCTGTAATATGAGCAATTCCAGACATTTCGATACCTGCATCTTTGATTTTAAAAATATCGTTTTGATATAATTTTGTTGGAACTAATAATGTTTCGAACAAAGGTTTACCTTCAAATTCTTCGTTAAAATCTGGGAAAATTCTGCGAACCAATGAGAATCCATTCGAATGAAAACCACTTGATGGTAAAGCGATAATAGCTTGTCCAGCTTTTATTTTAGAACCATCAATAATTTCGTCGCGCTCTACTACTCCAACACAAAATCCTGCAACATCATAGTCACCAACTTGGTACATTCCTGGCATTTCTGCTGTTTCTCCACCAATTAATGCTGTTCCTGTTTCCTTACACGCTTGTGCAATTCCACCTACAATTTCTGCTGCGATATCAGAATCTAATTTTCCACAAGCTAAATAATCTAAGAAAAATAATGGTTTAGCCCCATGACACAAAATATCATTTGCACACATTGCGAAACAATCAATACCAACTGTATCGTAAACTTTAGAATCTAAAGCTACGCGTAGTTTAGTTCCTACACCATCAGTTCCTGACACCAAAACAGGATTTTTATATCCTCCTAATTGGTAAAAAGCTCCAAAACTTCCAATTCCATTCAACACGTTTGAATTGTGTGTTGCTGCAACTGCATCTTTAATTTTCGATACCGTTTGATAACCTTCTTCCTTATCTACTCCGGCTTGTTTATATGTATTGCTCATTTTTTTGCTGTATTAGTGTAAAATGTAACAAGTATTAAGTACATTTTATTTTTGACTTTTTACAATTATAATTAATCGATATGCAAAGGATTAACCTCTTTACACTCTTCATTTGTATAATTTACCGGATATTTTTCTGTAAAACATCCAAAACAATGTTCTTTACTTCCTAATAAATCAATTAGATTATCAACTGTTAAGAAATCCAACGAATCTACATTCAAATATTCTTCAACCTCTTTAATTGATTTGTTTCCCGAAATTAAATCTGCTTTAGAAGGCATATCAATTCCTAAATAACAAGGAGCAATAATTGGAGGCGAAGCAGAACGGAAATGAATTTCTTTTGCTCCAGCTTCTTTTAAGATTTTGATTAAAAGTTTTGAAGTCGTTCCACGTACAATCGAATCATCTAAAACAACCAATCGTTTTCCTTTGATTTTTTCTTTAATTGGATTCAATTTTAAGTTGACCACTCGTTCGCGCATTTCTTGCGAAGGAACGATAAACGAACGCGACATATATCGATTCTTAATCAAAATTGGCTCATAAGGAATGCCTGATGCTTCTGAATATCCAATCGCAGAGGGAATTCCAGAATCTGGAACACCAATCACAATATCTGCATCAATTGGAGATTGTTCGTATAATTTCCGCCCAGATTCTACACGTAAATCATAGATTTCTTTTCCTTCCATATTCGAGTCAGGACGTGCGAAATAAATGTACTCAAATGCACAAATATTACGATGTTTTGGTTGCTTTAATGAATATGATTTCAATCCCTCTTCATTGATTACAATCAATTCTCCAGGTTCTACATCACGAATAAATTCAGCTCCAACAGCATCTAAAGCACATGTCTCAGAACAAACTATATAAGCATCATCTAATTTACCTAAACACAATGGTCGAATTCCGTTAGGATCTCGGAAAGCTGCCATTTGATTATTCGTTAATAATAAAACCGAATAAGCTCCTTTTACTTTCTCTGTTCCTTTCTGAATGGCTTCTACAAGATCTAAATGCGAATATTTTTGGATAGAACGTAATAAAACCTCAGTGTCCGAAGTGGCTAAAAATGGTAGACCTTCAGCTTCTAACTCTGCTCTTAATTCATCAACTTCAATTAAATTTCCGTTGTGAGCAAGCGAAAAGTGAGGTTTTCCATAGATATTGTATGTGTACAGTGGCTGAATATTACGGCGACTTCCACCACCAGCTGTTGTATAACGTGTATGTCCAATTGCTGCGTTTCCTTGGTAATCATCAATTTCTGCTTCGATCAACTTGAAAACATCCAACACCAATCCTGATCTTTTAACCGTTTTGATATTTCCATCTTTCAAAAAAGAAACTCCACACCCCTCTTGTCCACGGTGCTGAAGTGCGAATAAACCAAACTGTGCGATAGAATAGGTGTTGATATTGTTGGGAGAATAAACGCCAAAAATACCACATTCTTCGTTCACGCTATCCACCGTATCAGCTGCATATTTTTTAAGTAAATTTCGTTCATAGAAATTTGTTAAATACTCAGCTTTCAACTGGCTTTTATGTAATTTTTTATCAATCATTTTGAATGAAAAAATGATTATTTTAAAACTTCTAATAAACGATTATAAACTTCGTGATAAGCTTCTGAAACATCACCTAAATCACGACGAAAACGATCTTTGTCTAATTTCTTACCTGTTTCTACATCCCACAAACGACATGTATCAGGAGAAATTTCGTCTGCTAAAATAATGTTACCATCAACATCTTTACCAAATTCGATTTTGAAATCTGCTAAAATTAATCCTGCTTTCAAGAATAATTCTTTCAAAGCTTCGTTGATTACATCAGTTTGAGCGTACATTTCTTTCAACTCATCATACGTAGCAGCTCCTAATAAAACCGCGTGATGATCGTTGATTAATGGATCTCCTAATTCATCTTTTTTGTAACAGATATCGAAGATTGTAACAGGAGATTTTCCTCCTTCCTCTAATCCTAAACGTTGAGCCATAGACCCAGCAACATAGTTGCGAACAACCATTTCAATTGGGATAATAGATACTTTTTTTACCAATTGCTCACGATCATTCAACTGCTCAATAAAGTGAGTTTTCACTCCTTTCTCTATCAAATAGTTGAAAATTAAAGTCGAAATTTTGTTATTCATTTCGCCTTTATCCTCAACAGTTCCACGCTTTTGAGCATTAAATGCTGTTGCGTCATCTTTGTAATAAACAATTACTTTGTCTGCTTCCTCTGTTGAGTAAACTTGTTTTGCTTTCCCTTCGTAAATGAAGTCTTTTTTTGTTAAGCTCATCGTTGTTTGTTGTTAAAACGTTTTTGTTTTTTTTGTTTTGTTTGAAATGAAAAAGTCCACTTCGTGTTTGTTTGTCTGTTTGAAATTTAACTTGTTCAGGGTTAAATTTCGGAATAATTTCGATTGGTTCAGGATCGAAATTGATATTTGTTTGTTGTTTGTTTTTTTCTTTTAGTATTAGATGTTAGATATTAGTATTTAGATATTCTTCATCTAATTTCTAAGATCTCCTATCTATATTCTATCCTTTAAAATACGCTACCGCATTTTTAAAGATATTCATGTATCCATTTCCTGGAATATTTTTGAATAATCCTTCTTCGTAACGCTCTGGATGTCCCATACGTCCATACACTTTTCCACAAGGCGATACAATTCCTTCTACCGCAAACGTAGATCCATTTGGATTATAAGGCATTTGTCCAGCTAATTTTCCTTCCAAATCTACAAACTGAGTAGCGATTTGTCCTTTGTCAATTAACTTTTCTAACTCCTCCTCATTGGCAACAAAACGACCTTCTCCATGTGAAAACGGAATCCAATATTCTTGACCTTCCATTCCTTTTAACCAAGGTGAATGCGATTTATTTACTCTAATTTTTGCCAATTGTGTGATATGTCGACCAATTTCGTTAAACGTTAATGTTGGCGTATTTTCTTCCAAATCTTGAATTTTACCATAAGGCAATAATCCCGATTTTATCAATGCTTGAAAACCATTACAAATTCCTAAAACCAATCCATCGCGCTCTAATAGATTGTGAATTGCATTTTTTATTTTCTCATTACGTAAAACCGTTGCTATAAATTTCCCTGATCCGTCTGGCTCATCAGCAGCTGAGAAACCTCCTGGTATAAAGAAAATATTGGCTTGATTAATTTCTTTCACAAAAACATCTACCGATTCTTCAACATCTTGTTGTGTTAAATTACGGAAAGGTAAAGTCGAAACAATCGCTCCTTCTCTACGAAACGCTTTTGCTGAATCATATTCTGAATTTGTTCCTGGAAAAATTGGAATAAAAACTTTCGGATTTTCTACTTTATGATCAGCGAAAGCAAAACAAATTTGTTCAGCTTTCAAATCTTTTTCTTCTACAAGCGTTTCAGAAGATGATTTATATGGAAACAATGAATTGAATGTTTCTTTCCACTGTTGTTTCAACTCTTTCAAGTTAATTTCTTCTCCATTAAACTGGAATGAAGCTGAATCATTTGTCTGACCTAAAACATGATAATTTTGAGCAATTTCAGCAGGAATGTTTAATTCTTCTGAATGTTCTATAACAATTGATGCTGGGTAATATTTTGCTAAATCTAAATCAGTGTTAATTTCAAATCCGATTTCATTGCCAAAAGCCATATTCGCTACAGTTTCTGCAATTCCACCAAATTTAACCGTCATCATTGATTTTACATCAGCATTAATTGTTCCGATAAAATCAAAAATAGATTTGGTATTCGTTTCGTCAATTAAATATTCAGCTGTTAAAGTTGGAATAAAAACTGAAAGTTTAGAATTCTTTTCAGCTAACGTTCCTTGTACAATTTTTTCAGCCTTAGAAGGTGCTACTGCAAACGAAATCAATGTTGGTGGCACATCAATATCTTGGTAAGATCCAGACATCGAATCTTTACCTCCAATTGCAGGAATTCCAAATTGTTTTTGTGCTTCTATCGTTCCTAACAAAGCTGCAAATGGTTTTCCCCAACGCGTAGCTTCGTCACGTAATTTCTCAAAATACTCTTGAAAAGTTAAACGGATATCAGCGTAATTTCCTCCTGCTGCAACAATTTTCGTCATCGAATCAATTACCGCAAAATAGGCTCCGTGATAATTTGACCAACGAGAAACAATCGGATTGTAACCAAATGAAGCAATTGAAACTGCATTTGTAAATCCATCTGTCGGAAATTTTTGTACTGAAACATCTTCTGGTGTATCCATTGTTTTTCCACCAAAAGCATTCAAAATAGTAGAACGTCCAACATTATTGTCAAACATTTCTACCATACCTTTTTGCGATGCGTGATTTAACTCTTGCATCATAGCAATAAAAGCTTCTTTACTGAATGCTTTATTCTCAAAAGGATTTGTATATTCTTCGTCCGTAACTTCTATTTTAGCTTGTTTACGAACACCGTTTGTATCTAAAAATTGACGGTCCAATTCAACAATCTTAGTTCCTTTCCAAACTAAAGTCATTTTATCATCTCCCGTTACCTCCGCAACACAAGTTGCATCAAGGTTTTCTTCTTTTGCTAATGCAATAAATGTTTCTACATCTTTTGCTTCTACCGCAACAGCCATACGTTCCTGAGATTCAGAAATCGCTAATTCTGTTCCGTTTAATCCAGCATATTTTAATGGAACTAAATCTAAGTCAACATTAATTCCGCGTGCAATTTCACCAATTGCAACAGAAACACCTCCTGCTCCGAAATCGTTACATTTTTTGATTAATACTAAAACTTCTGGATTACGGAATAAACGTTGAATTTTACGCTCAACGATTGCATTTCCTTTTTGAACTTCTGCCGATAAATCGTCTAATTTTAAACCATCATGTGTTTTAGATGAACCTGAAGCTCCACCTACTCCATCACGCCCTGTTGCTCCACCTAATAAAATAATTCGGTCACCAGCAACTGGTTCTTCACGACGAACATATTCTTTTTTTACAGCTCCAGCTACAAAACCAACTTCCATACGTTTTGCTTTGTATCCTTCGTCATAAATTTCTTTCACAAAAGTTGTCGCTAAACCAATTTGGTTTCCATACGAACTATATCCATTTGCTGCTTCTTTCGAGATTTTACGTTGTGGTAATTTACCTGGTAACGTATCTTCAATTTTTTCTAAAGGATTTGCAGCTCCTGTAATACGCATGGCTTGGAAAACGTAAGAACGTCCACTCAAAGGGTCGCGAATTGCACCTCCAACACATGTAGAAGCTCCTCCAAAAGGCTCAACTTCTGTTGGGTGATTATGTGTTTCGTTTTTAAATTGTAATAACCATTCTTCCTCAACACCATCTACATCAATTGGTACAACGATAGAACATGCATTGATTTCTTCTGAAACATCAATATTTTTAACCACTCCTGTACGAGAAAGATATTTCCCCATAACAGTTGCTAAATCCATCAAACGAATTGGTTTAGTTGTTCCCAATTCTTGACGAACTTGTTGGTAATAATTGAATGTTTTTTGTAGCGTTTCGTTAAATTTAGAATTAAATTCAACATCTATAATTTCTGTCTCGAAAGTGGTATGACGACAATGATCAGACCAATAAGTATCTAAAACTTTTAATTCAGTTTCAGTTGGATTACGATCAATAGATTTGAAATAGTCTCGAATAAAAACTAAATCATCCATCTCTAATGATAATCCAAACTGGTTGTAAATATCTTGTAATTTATTTTCGTCAGCAGAAA
This portion of the Empedobacter stercoris genome encodes:
- the purC gene encoding phosphoribosylaminoimidazolesuccinocarboxamide synthase; the encoded protein is MSLTKKDFIYEGKAKQVYSTEEADKVIVYYKDDATAFNAQKRGTVEDKGEMNNKISTLIFNYLIEKGVKTHFIEQLNDREQLVKKVSIIPIEMVVRNYVAGSMAQRLGLEEGGKSPVTIFDICYKKDELGDPLINDHHAVLLGAATYDELKEMYAQTDVINEALKELFLKAGLILADFKIEFGKDVDGNIILADEISPDTCRLWDVETGKKLDKDRFRRDLGDVSEAYHEVYNRLLEVLK
- a CDS encoding phosphoribosylformylglycinamidine synthase: MNQRLFIQKKSNFDVISQKTTIELRNLVPNIVCKVFVIYDLFNIQESQLQEVQNKVFVDPVTDVVFKYVEDAIIENIPHTKNYFATEFLPGQYNQRDDSSEQCLVLMNVDNVTVKSGLLYVFNEDLSAEDLKKVKDYLINPIESREKDLSKMEIPANPEATEVPIIEGFISADENKLQDIYNQFGLSLEMDDLVFIRDYFKSIDRNPTETELKVLDTYWSDHCRHTTFETEIIDVEFNSKFNETLQKTFNYYQQVRQELGTTKPIRLMDLATVMGKYLSRTGVVKNIDVSEEINACSIVVPIDVDGVEEEWLLQFKNETHNHPTEVEPFGGASTCVGGAIRDPLSGRSYVFQAMRITGAANPLEKIEDTLPGKLPQRKISKEAANGYSSYGNQIGLATTFVKEIYDEGYKAKRMEVGFVAGAVKKEYVRREEPVAGDRIILLGGATGRDGVGGASGSSKTHDGLKLDDLSAEVQKGNAIVERKIQRLFRNPEVLVLIKKCNDFGAGGVSVAIGEIARGINVDLDLVPLKYAGLNGTELAISESQERMAVAVEAKDVETFIALAKEENLDATCVAEVTGDDKMTLVWKGTKIVELDRQFLDTNGVRKQAKIEVTDEEYTNPFENKAFSKEAFIAMMQELNHASQKGMVEMFDNNVGRSTILNAFGGKTMDTPEDVSVQKFPTDGFTNAVSIASFGYNPIVSRWSNYHGAYFAVIDSMTKIVAAGGNYADIRLTFQEYFEKLRDEATRWGKPFAALLGTIEAQKQFGIPAIGGKDSMSGSYQDIDVPPTLISFAVAPSKAEKIVQGTLAEKNSKLSVFIPTLTAEYLIDETNTKSIFDFIGTINADVKSMMTVKFGGIAETVANMAFGNEIGFEINTDLDLAKYYPASIVIEHSEELNIPAEIAQNYHVLGQTNDSASFQFNGEEINLKELKQQWKETFNSLFPYKSSSETLVEEKDLKAEQICFAFADHKVENPKVFIPIFPGTNSEYDSAKAFRREGAIVSTLPFRNLTQQDVEESVDVFVKEINQANIFFIPGGFSAADEPDGSGKFIATVLRNEKIKNAIHNLLERDGLVLGICNGFQALIKSGLLPYGKIQDLEENTPTLTFNEIGRHITQLAKIRVNKSHSPWLKGMEGQEYWIPFSHGEGRFVANEEELEKLIDKGQIATQFVDLEGKLAGQMPYNPNGSTFAVEGIVSPCGKVYGRMGHPERYEEGLFKNIPGNGYMNIFKNAVAYFKG
- the purM gene encoding phosphoribosylformylglycinamidine cyclo-ligase is translated as MSNTYKQAGVDKEEGYQTVSKIKDAVAATHNSNVLNGIGSFGAFYQLGGYKNPVLVSGTDGVGTKLRVALDSKVYDTVGIDCFAMCANDILCHGAKPLFFLDYLACGKLDSDIAAEIVGGIAQACKETGTALIGGETAEMPGMYQVGDYDVAGFCVGVVERDEIIDGSKIKAGQAIIALPSSGFHSNGFSLVRRIFPDFNEEFEGKPLFETLLVPTKLYQNDIFKIKDAGIEMSGIAHITGGGLIENVPRIINDGLTAVIEKAKINVPTVMQELAKRGNIAEDEMFGTFNMGVGMVVIVDQTDAEKVLNIIDGSAIIGEIQEGADKIILK
- the purF gene encoding amidophosphoribosyltransferase produces the protein MIDKKLHKSQLKAEYLTNFYERNLLKKYAADTVDSVNEECGIFGVYSPNNINTYSIAQFGLFALQHRGQEGCGVSFLKDGNIKTVKRSGLVLDVFKLIEAEIDDYQGNAAIGHTRYTTAGGGSRRNIQPLYTYNIYGKPHFSLAHNGNLIEVDELRAELEAEGLPFLATSDTEVLLRSIQKYSHLDLVEAIQKGTEKVKGAYSVLLLTNNQMAAFRDPNGIRPLCLGKLDDAYIVCSETCALDAVGAEFIRDVEPGELIVINEEGLKSYSLKQPKHRNICAFEYIYFARPDSNMEGKEIYDLRVESGRKLYEQSPIDADIVIGVPDSGIPSAIGYSEASGIPYEPILIKNRYMSRSFIVPSQEMRERVVNLKLNPIKEKIKGKRLVVLDDSIVRGTTSKLLIKILKEAGAKEIHFRSASPPIIAPCYLGIDMPSKADLISGNKSIKEVEEYLNVDSLDFLTVDNLIDLLGSKEHCFGCFTEKYPVNYTNEECKEVNPLHID